Genomic segment of Macaca nemestrina isolate mMacNem1 chromosome 3, mMacNem.hap1, whole genome shotgun sequence:
TTCAACAGCCACAATAAAGACaaaaacctttttcctttacaattaataatagattaaaataaatttttaataaatatgtctaaataaaataattttatacatttgctaattgttttttttttcacatcacTGGATATGAAACTCAGGAAGGGATCTGAAAaatctttaattaaaaacaataactcCAAGGCATGAATATTTACTTTGATCTTCCAGAATTCTCTTTTAgaaggtttttgggtttttttttttttttttttttttgccttctaaAACAACACAAGCAATcattatacaagaaaaaaaaatacaggctactagaaataaaaataaaacaaataatctgtTATCTTGCTATCCATAACTAAATATTGTTGACATTTTGGCATACCCTGCCAGGtttttataaacatacatatgtttTGAAGAATGAAAATGTATTTCACGAACTGTTTTGTAACTTTCTTTTACTTCACAACCCACTttgaacatatttccatgtcaaAAAATAGACAATTATATCATTTTCAATAACTGTGTACTATTCCACATATGGATTTATGTACCCAAGAACCTaataattctctcttttttttttatttattattatactttaagttgtagggtacatgtgcataacgtgcaggtttgttacatatgtatacttgtgccttgttggtgtgctgcacccatcaactcgtcatttacatcaggtataactcccaatgcaatccctccccccgaaCCTAATAATTCTCTTAAGCTCTTAAAAGAATACTCACCGCCTTTAACTCCATATTACCACCCATGTGAAATTCAATGGTTTTGCCCATAATGAATACTCCTTCATTTCCACGCACAATAGCACGCCCAtcaacttttatatttaaatcactGGTAGCATTGCTGGtaatctgaaaatttaaaaaacaagtactaaaaaaagtttctaaattaATGTGAGAATTGTTATCAGAGGTAGAGAAACAGAAGTTTCAGTCATGAGACATGAAAGTCAGATGTTTCTATTAATGTTTTAGAGATGTGGAAATTGAGATAAAGATGACTTGATAATGATCACACAAGCTAGTTATTGACAAATCTAGAATTAATCCTTTCCAGTGTTCTGGAATATATTCTTTTATACTACTTTAAAACAGTACAACTCTCCATCCACTTTATAACTGTAGAGAATAACTCTCTCCCATTAGTAAAGCAAAGCCAATAAATCATACCCTTTCAGTAGATGCTTTTTGAACATTTAAACTTTTCACTCCGCTTGGCAAGTGAAACTCATGAGTTTCATAGTCTGTGCTGAATAAGATATTTTGAGTCCTCGGGTCAAAAAACTGCATGCCGATGTCACTTGTAATagaagttttgttgttttctacACTGAGCTTTGTTGTTCCTTGctgaaaaacaatcttaaaaaaaaaaacagttaattgtgaatatattttcaaagaagacTGCAAACAAAATTCCtgaacaatatatttaaaaaattacaaaaattacagaaatttaaaaaccacaaTAATAGGCTAACTTCAAATACTTTTAACTGTGTCTGTCTGTCCTCCCTCCATCCACTTGGAAGAAGAGTTCTTTAGAATGAAGGCTTATACGTTTATTTGCTTATTAGCTATGCAAAAATACATGAGTCATGGAGGAACATGGCCCAAGGACTAAGATAGGCAGGGGTGGTGGTAAGAATACCTCCTTGAGGTTTTATTCAGTTGAAAACTATGTTTTCAACTCTTGGCATGGGATGCCACTGACTAGATTGGCATATTCTCTTCCAGAGCCCCCAAAACAGCAGAGTATTCTCACTGGGGAAAGTGCTTTCTTAATGGCTTCCTCATATGGAGAAGCAAATAGTAACCTATGTATTCTCATACTAATTACATCTATCATAGAAAATGCTACCATTGAACAAAATCTCAAATATTAAGAAATCATCTAATTTTAACAGATTATAAAAGCAAtagtattattaaatattaatatttatggaTGTTTTAAACTGTATTCACTATATTCATACATTGATAgatatattataaatacactAATTTTTCTAAGGGAAAATATCTCTTTCCAATAATCAATCTAGGTTTTTGCAAAGTATTTTTCTCTAATGCCCCTCTCCTGTTTGCATTTCTTTCAGTTAATGTGGCAACTTACAGGCTGGTTGTTGCCAGTGATGACCAAATTTTCATTTCGCCTTCCTCCTACTGTGCTTTTATAAAGAGGATGGATCACTCCCATGTCAGATACTTGCTTAAATCGAAGCAGGCCACTTTCATGAAACTCCATACTATCACAGCCATTTGGTCCAATGCGAATCACAGCCCAAATAACAAGTGTTATCTGAAAAAGAACACAAGTCCACTGTTGGTAGGCTGCATACATTTAATGTAATcggaaaacaaatagaaaatattatcaCCAAAACGTTAAAGACCTCCTAAAATGTTTAATCAGTGAGGTAAATATATCAATTAGTTTTCCACTtataaacaaaaccaattttatttttattaaggtaTTACATGCAAATAGCTAAAAGTCAAAATGTCCTAAAggtctataatttaaaaagaatagtttcttattttttctacCTTCTCCATATCTCATTCCCAAGAACAACCACTTTCAACAAATTTAGCTATTTCATCCAGAATTTATCTCCTtagttctaaatatatatatttcttctaaaTATATGTTAGTTTTTCAATTATCATAATTTAGGTTTTatctattcattttctattttagcaGATGAGAAATTTAGCTCatttatatctcttttcttttccagctCCAATCTCAAGTTTTAATTAAATCCAAGGTCATTATTTTCAGTATTACAACCATGTAAATATTGTTCATTACCAAACCAAATACTGTCCTATAATGGCAGTTTCTTTCCTGTACCTTGTCTCTCAGAGTTTAATACTTCGTTTTccttagtttctttaaaaatctaattaatCTCAAATCCTCcaatatttctgtaaaatctcTCAATACAATATTCTGTAGGTCTGAGCCTCTCAGATAATGTATTagttctatttttctctctcGGGAAATCTTTCTGGAACCTTTATCTTTCTGGTTTGGTCTGTGTGGGCTGGACTGGTCTGTATGGGCCCCCTGCACAGCTGTAATCATAAACTTTCCCTTACTTTCATGCTGAACTTCCTTTTGTTCTTCTCCTGTGACAGACACCCAGTTTCCTATATCCTCGTCTTTCTTTTGGTAGAGCACATCCTCCAGTGGCTTCTCAGCAATGAATGTATGAGAAGTAAAAATTTTTGGAAAGTGTGCATGGCAAAAATATGTCTTCATAATTCTACACATTTGCTTGCTACACTGGCTAAGTTTACAGTTCTAGAcggaaaattattttcttcctgaatttTGAAAGTCATAGATTTATTGCCTTCCAGGTCCCAATGCTGCTTTTGGGAGGTCCTATTCCATTctgattttgtattctttataGATAAcctgttttttttcctcctctggaaGATATTAGGACCTTTTCTTTATTACTGGTTTTCTTAAATTTCATAATAATGGCCTTGTGTCTTTTCATGCATTACACTGGACCCAGATGGTAGTTTTCAATCTGTTCTAGGAAATTTTCTTGATTTATGTATTTGATCATTTTCACCCCAGTGTTTTCTGTGCTCTTTCTGAAACACCCATTAATAGCATGTTAGAGCTCTGGAGTTGATTCCTTAATTTTGTTGAAATTTCTGGAAGAGTTTTTTTTTATCCTCTAAtatcttctgtctgtctgtctgtctgtctatctatctatctatctatctgactaCTTATCCATCttcccacccacccattcatctctgtgtgtgtgtgcgtgtgtgtgcgcatacACATTTCTATGAGTTATTAATTGttccttttgatttttgattgttttgttttgttttgttttttggtagagacagggtctcactttatcaggcatgagccactatgcctgcctTGGTCCTTTTAAAAGGCATGTTATTCTTGTTTCATTGATGCAGTATATTcttatttatctgaaaatacTGAATTCaggtttggttttttggtttttttttttttttttttttggtagtttttgtGGCATTTTCTCTATTCCATGAGTTTCTACTTTTCCCATGGTTTAGGTGTTTTCATCTCTATCATTTTTCTATTCTTCCCACCTTCCTCAAAAGTCTATTGATCCCTGGCTCAGTATTCATACTTTGTGATGAATTCATAGAAAATTCTTTGAGGGGTGGGGCTTGTGACTGACAGGTGTCATAAGAGGGATATCAGGTGGCTTTTTCACTGGGACTTGCCAAATGACAGTATCTTCAGATCTTTTTCCTACATGCATCAGGAATCCCAGAGAAGGCTCTTCTATCTCTTGCCTGGCTGCCAAGGAGCTGAAGGTGGAGGATGAGAATAGAGTGTGGGAAAGGAAGTCGCAGGACCGAGACTTCCCTGTTTCAGTATGGAAACCCAACCCCTACCCTCCAGTATCCTCAGGCAGAAAGAATCCTCTCTGGTCCAGTGTGTCCAGAGACATAGTAGTTTTGTGTGACATTAGGAGGGGTAGCTGTCTAACTGCTggctggaagggagaggaggccTAGGGATCTCACAGCTTCTTATACAGATTTTTCAAATGACttctctgttttcagttcttgCCTCACTTCTGCTTTTCAAGGTACTGGAACTTCTAATTCCCAAGGCTTTTTAGGGTTTTACAAGGTACTTCCACCAACATCCCTTCCCCAACAAGCAGATTCTCCTCTCTGATAAGTTATCTGCCATTGTTCCTCCTACTTTGTATCTTCATATATTATGGTTTAGGATTTCAGTTGCTTCCCACTTTCTTCaaagatatttctgtttcttgACATTGTTACTTTGGAATGAGCTttttagagaaaaagataaaaatgtcttTATGCTGCCATCTTGACCAGAAGTCTCcgataaatttataaaatgaaatccaTTCAGAATTTGTGCTCCTAGTAAAAATGTACATATCTAATATGAAATTTATATAGGAAGAGGACTTTCTGATTTGAGTGAAGAATTAGACAGAAGTACTTTGgacatacataaatacaaaaagacTGCCTTGCATGCATTAGAAGtagaaaataacacaaaaagaATCACTTTAAGACTGCTGCAGACTACGTTCATGATCTGAAAATATCTGTACAAGCACATGTCAGACAGTTTCAAATTTAACCCCCAGATAGTGACAACTTCAGATTAAAAggatttcttcattaaaaaagcaaacatcTTTGGAAAAGGCATCCTATCAGGTCCTCAGCACTTCAGTGCAAATCCGTCTACCAGATCCTTGCATCCTTTGACAACAGGGACTTAGGACTATAAAATATAACCTTTTACTGCCATCAAAgggtttaaaattttaaaatccagctgaggaggcaacattaaatgtaggaaaagttaaatgaaaacagaaaggattATATTTTTAAGGACATGTGAAAGCAATAAAATCATCTTGGCAAAGTTCTCTTCTATTGAGTTGATCCTATCCTTATTAAAAGCCTCATGCTCTACCGACTGAGCTAGCTGGGAGCTACACAATTCTACCCTTGCTAAAAGTTAAGTCCATTAAAGGGATAAACTCatgcacatttttttctaaatgaaattaatatgtgaaaatattaGCACACTAGTTTTTTATAAAGTATTCATTAAAATTCAATAAGAGACAAGACgtatagaaaaggagaaaatgaagtcTATGATTTCACTATAAAGCAGATAAAAAATTCCCCATGGCAATTAAAAGGAGTATTCTGTACAATATACTCACAATTAAATTGATGACAGCCAGGATAAACAAGAGGATAATCACACAGATGGCTAAATTGCCCTTTCTTCCTCTCAACCCTGTTTTGTGGAGACGATCTTCATCAATCGGAATGTACCCAGCTTTAAAGTTACTGTTGTGCTCCTTATTGACATTCCTTCTCTCAACAGCCTTCTCACGCATGGACTTCTTTACAGGACCATTGGAACTTTGCTAAATATGAAATACAACATAATGGAACAGTTATACCCTCTCATTTTGTGCATTTATCTATTAGGTGCAAATTCATACCTATAGCAAGCTGAACTGGTTACTGACACATTTTCCATGAATAAACTGCAAGTCACATTGAGTCACAGTTCCAACTAAGGGCGTAACTGTGCTTAGAGGATAGAAGAAACTTCAAGGTCACTATCTGATAGTTTTCCTCTCTGCTTTCAACAGTCCCACTGTCAAAGTATACAGCTTGTTTCTGAGCAGAGTTGTTATACATAACCTATAGTGAGTAACtgcttttattaataatttattaatttttgtatatataaatctggccctccatatccatgggaTCCATATCCATGGATTTAACcactgtggatcaaaaatatttgtggccaggtgcagtggctcacgtttgtaatcccagcactttgggaggccgaggcaggtggatcacaaggtcaggagttcaagaccagtctggccaagatggtgaaaccccatctctactaaaaatacaaaaaaatttagccgggcgtggtggcacgtgactgtaatcccagctactccagaggctgaggcagagaactgcttaaacctggaggggtggaggttgcagtgagccgagatcgcgccactgtactccagcctgggcaacagaacaagactccgtctcaaaaaaaaaaaaaaaaaaaaattggaaaaaaggtGAATGGTTGCATTTGCATTTGTACTGAACATAtgcagacttttttcttgtcattattccctaaacaatacagtataacaactgtttacatagtatttacattgtgtTCAGTGTTGTAAGTAATCTGTAGAtggatttaaagtatacaggaggatgtgcagaGGTTACATGCAAAAACTACACCactttatataagggacttgcaCATCAATGAATTTGGCTAACCTTTGGGGGTCCTGAGACCAATCCCCCACAGATTCTGAGGGACAACggtatacattttcatttatatgaaaataagaCTGGGAAGGCTGACACAGCTTTTTACTTATGATTTCACTGACTAGAGCTCACATTACCCTAGATCAGTAGTTTTCAAATGCAGAATGGGGAGTCCTGGGAGGGTTCCATGAACCCCTTTGGGGatctgtattttcaaaataacaataaaacagtAACAGATATTGTTTGCTGTTTTTACTCTCCTAGGCCCATGAATGTAAAGGCTACATGACCAACGTGATGACATCATCACTCAATGGAATGTGTGCTTGTATAGC
This window contains:
- the LOC105499578 gene encoding beta-sarcoglycan isoform X2, whose protein sequence is MREKAVERRNVNKEHNSNFKAGYIPIDEDRLHKTGLRGRKGNLAICVIILLFILAVINLIITLVIWAVIRIGPNGCDSMEFHESGLLRFKQVSDMGVIHPLYKSTVGGRRNENLVITGNNQPIVFQQGTTKLSVENNKTSITSDIGMQFFDPRTQNILFSTDYETHEFHLPSGVKSLNVQKASTERITSNATSDLNIKVDGRAIVRGNEGVFIMGKTIEFHMGGNMELKAENSIILNGSVMVSTTRLPSSSSADQLGSGDWVRYKLCVCADGTLFKVQVTSQNMGCQISDNPCGNTH
- the LOC105499578 gene encoding beta-sarcoglycan isoform X1, which produces MAAAAAAAAAEQQSSNGPVKKSMREKAVERRNVNKEHNSNFKAGYIPIDEDRLHKTGLRGRKGNLAICVIILLFILAVINLIITLVIWAVIRIGPNGCDSMEFHESGLLRFKQVSDMGVIHPLYKSTVGGRRNENLVITGNNQPIVFQQGTTKLSVENNKTSITSDIGMQFFDPRTQNILFSTDYETHEFHLPSGVKSLNVQKASTERITSNATSDLNIKVDGRAIVRGNEGVFIMGKTIEFHMGGNMELKAENSIILNGSVMVSTTRLPSSSSADQLGSGDWVRYKLCVCADGTLFKVQVTSQNMGCQISDNPCGNTH